In one window of Clostridia bacterium DNA:
- the ilvD gene encoding dihydroxy-acid dehydratase — protein sequence MRSDRTKKGVEKAPHRSLFKAMGYTDEEINRPLIGIANSQNDIIPGHVHLDTIVDAVKSGIRMKGGTPVEFCTIGVCDGIAMNHVGMKYSLASRELIADSIEAMVTAHGFDGIVLVPNCDKIVPGMLMAAARLDIPAIVVSGGPMLAGSYKGEPADLNSVFEGVGAVKAGSMSEKELWELENNACPGCGSCSGMFTANSMNCLSEVLGLALPGNGTIPAVFAERIRLAKMAGMRIMDVLQEDLKPSDILTHQAFENALTVDMALGCSTNSVLHLTAIAHEADVEINLDIINSISSKTPNLCKLRPSGPYHIQDLYKAGGIQALMKELSKKDLLKLDAMTVTGHTVGENIEDAAVLDRKVIRDIDNPYSNTGGIAVLKGNLAPDGAVVKRAAVAKEMLVHQGPARVFESEEQAIKAIYDGKIQKGDVIVIRYEGPKGGPGMREMLSPTSAIAGMGLDKDVALITDGRFSGATRGASIGHVSPEAMEGGPIAVVKEGDIISIDIPDGKLDIRLSDEEIKNRLKGWKAPEPKINKGYLSRYAKLVTSASTGAVFK from the coding sequence TTGCGTAGCGATAGGACAAAAAAAGGTGTAGAAAAGGCCCCCCACAGGTCGCTATTTAAGGCGATGGGATATACGGATGAAGAGATAAACCGTCCTTTGATAGGTATCGCAAATTCCCAGAATGATATCATACCAGGTCATGTTCATTTGGATACTATAGTGGATGCGGTAAAATCAGGTATAAGGATGAAGGGAGGAACTCCCGTTGAGTTTTGCACTATAGGTGTATGTGATGGGATTGCCATGAATCATGTAGGGATGAAATATTCCCTTGCATCTCGTGAGCTGATAGCAGATTCTATAGAAGCTATGGTTACGGCACATGGCTTTGATGGGATAGTGCTTGTACCCAATTGTGATAAGATAGTGCCCGGGATGCTGATGGCGGCGGCCAGATTGGATATACCTGCAATAGTGGTAAGCGGTGGACCGATGCTTGCAGGCAGTTATAAAGGTGAGCCGGCAGACTTGAATTCTGTTTTTGAAGGAGTAGGGGCAGTTAAAGCAGGAAGTATGAGCGAAAAGGAATTATGGGAATTAGAGAACAATGCTTGTCCCGGATGCGGTTCCTGTTCAGGTATGTTTACTGCCAATTCCATGAATTGTTTGTCTGAGGTGTTAGGACTGGCACTTCCCGGGAACGGGACGATACCTGCGGTTTTTGCAGAAAGGATAAGGCTGGCCAAGATGGCTGGAATGAGGATAATGGATGTCTTGCAAGAAGATTTAAAACCCTCTGACATTCTAACCCATCAGGCCTTTGAAAATGCACTTACAGTAGATATGGCTCTTGGATGTTCCACTAATTCTGTTCTTCATTTGACGGCCATAGCACATGAAGCTGATGTGGAGATAAATTTGGATATAATAAACAGTATAAGCAGTAAAACCCCAAACTTATGTAAGTTGAGACCTTCCGGTCCTTATCATATACAGGATCTGTACAAAGCTGGTGGAATACAGGCCTTGATGAAAGAGCTGAGTAAAAAAGATTTATTGAAATTAGATGCTATGACTGTTACAGGTCATACAGTAGGAGAAAATATAGAAGATGCCGCTGTATTGGATAGAAAGGTTATAAGGGATATTGACAATCCATACAGCAATACTGGCGGCATAGCAGTGCTCAAGGGGAATCTGGCGCCAGATGGAGCGGTAGTAAAAAGGGCTGCGGTAGCTAAAGAGATGTTGGTGCACCAAGGACCTGCAAGGGTGTTTGAATCAGAAGAGCAGGCCATTAAGGCTATTTATGACGGGAAGATACAAAAAGGCGATGTAATTGTCATCCGCTATGAGGGTCCTAAAGGAGGGCCAGGCATGCGCGAGATGCTGTCACCTACCTCTGCTATTGCAGGGATGGGGTTGGATAAAGACGTTGCGTTGATAACTGATGGAAGATTTTCCGGGGCCACTAGAGGTGCATCTATAGGACATGTTTCCCCTGAAGCTATGGAAGGAGGTCCTATTGCTGTGGTCAAAGAAGGGGATATAATAAGCATTGATATACCTGACGGTAAATTGGATATCCGATTATCTGATGAAGAGATAAAAAATAGGTTAAAAGGCTGGAAAGCTCCAGAGCCTAAAATAAATAAAGGATATTTGAGTCGTTACGCTAAACTGGTTACATCTGCAAGTACCGGGGCAGTGTTTAAATAA
- a CDS encoding nitroreductase family protein, which yields MKLYDAIENRRTIRKFRQKKIDREIIGKLIHCARIAPSGANLQPLKYIVVDDPERVESVFSTLKWAGYIAPEGNPKEGQRPVAYIIVVVDTKIRKLGAERDVGAAVQNILLAAHAEGLGSCWIGSVDRKRLAQDLDIDPRYIIDSVIALGYPAEKSIYEDEQGSIEYYKDSNHVMHVPKRKLEDILIFDEEE from the coding sequence GTGAAATTATATGATGCCATAGAAAACCGCAGGACTATAAGGAAATTCCGACAAAAGAAAATTGATAGGGAAATAATAGGCAAGCTAATACACTGTGCCAGAATTGCACCTTCTGGTGCTAATCTGCAGCCCCTCAAATATATTGTGGTAGATGACCCGGAGAGAGTGGAGTCAGTTTTTAGTACTCTAAAATGGGCCGGATATATAGCACCTGAAGGAAACCCAAAGGAGGGGCAAAGGCCGGTTGCATATATAATAGTAGTAGTGGATACCAAAATAAGGAAATTGGGTGCAGAAAGAGATGTAGGAGCTGCTGTACAGAATATACTTTTGGCAGCACATGCTGAAGGATTGGGGAGTTGCTGGATTGGTTCGGTTGATCGTAAAAGGTTGGCCCAGGATTTAGATATAGACCCAAGGTATATAATAGATTCAGTTATTGCATTAGGATATCCTGCTGAAAAGTCCATATATGAAGATGAACAAGGGTCTATAGAATATTATAAGGATTCTAATCATGTAATGCATGTACCTAAGAGGAAATTAGAGGATATTTTAATTTTTGACGAGGAGGAATAA
- the ilvE gene encoding branched-chain-amino-acid transaminase, whose translation MGRYVYIDGEFYLQSEAKVSVFDHGYLYGDGVFEGIRAYNGRIFKCDEHIDRLYCAAKAIMLDIPMSKEELTQAMIETVKKNGLKDSYIRLVVSRGKGDLGLNPLKCSKPTVVIIADAIEMYPEEMYQNGMKVITSSVRRNSPAAIDPQIKSLNYLNNILAKIEANRAGVPEAIMLNGDGLVCECTGDNIFIVKDGMLMTPPIYVGALDGITRKTVIQLTKKLDIPFMEKEMTLFNVYNADECFFTGTAAEVIAVTEIDGRKIGSGKCGVITATLMKEFKKIVQSEGREIYGG comes from the coding sequence ATGGGAAGGTATGTATATATAGATGGTGAATTTTATCTACAATCAGAGGCTAAAGTTTCTGTGTTTGATCACGGTTATTTGTATGGAGACGGTGTTTTTGAGGGTATTAGGGCTTACAATGGGAGAATATTCAAATGCGATGAACATATAGATAGACTATATTGTGCTGCTAAGGCGATTATGTTGGATATACCTATGTCCAAGGAAGAGCTCACTCAAGCTATGATAGAAACAGTGAAGAAAAATGGGCTGAAGGATTCCTATATCAGGCTTGTGGTTTCAAGGGGGAAGGGTGACTTGGGATTAAATCCTCTCAAATGTTCTAAACCTACTGTAGTGATAATAGCTGATGCTATAGAGATGTATCCAGAAGAGATGTATCAAAACGGAATGAAGGTTATTACCTCTTCGGTGAGGAGAAATTCCCCTGCAGCCATTGATCCTCAGATAAAATCCTTGAACTATTTAAATAATATACTTGCAAAAATCGAGGCTAACAGGGCTGGTGTACCTGAAGCTATAATGCTCAATGGGGATGGTTTGGTTTGTGAGTGTACAGGCGATAATATATTCATAGTAAAAGATGGTATGTTGATGACTCCTCCAATATATGTAGGTGCATTGGACGGTATAACAAGAAAAACGGTAATACAGCTGACTAAAAAGCTGGATATACCATTTATGGAAAAAGAGATGACTCTATTCAATGTATACAATGCAGATGAATGTTTCTTTACCGGAACTGCTGCTGAAGTGATAGCTGTTACTGAAATAGATGGAAGAAAGATAGGTTCCGGGAAATGCGGAGTTATCACTGCAACTTTAATGAAGGAGTTTAAAAAGATTGTACAAAGTGAAGGCAGAGAAATATATGGAGGATAG